One part of the Eriocheir sinensis breed Jianghai 21 chromosome 6, ASM2467909v1, whole genome shotgun sequence genome encodes these proteins:
- the LOC126988793 gene encoding uncharacterized protein LOC126988793 isoform X2, whose product MRMAEASAKQPKRRRRPRFNKAELVALVEGVEKRQDIIMVKNDHKSGATSQKAQAWQQVCDAVNCVSRLPRTVDEIRRKFIDLKNRVKSKACEEIRHTGGDSPVEIKFNDAERTLFRLMSLTSLAGLPRPDNGGLRLNGSAGPAEPPTNPAIDEEIDPLSITSEEAVMFIEEEELTLPITPASESTTTSARIPSAAAPPPAATPHAPSAAPPRSSSSFNPNSRSGGRQPAHPPDPTADFEAAYLSTQREIRDLLAELVQSHQSGVAAQREVAAAVREGAAALQDLARAQKDQNEAILALAKCCVPHQ is encoded by the exons ATGAGAATGGCAGAAGCCAGCGCCAAGCAGCCCAAGAGAAGGCGTCGCCCCAGATTTAACAAGGCTGAGCTGGTTGCCTTAGTAGAAGGGGTGGAGAAGAGGCAGGACATCATCATGGTAAAGAATGATCACAAGTCTGGCGCAACATCCCAGAAAGCGCAGGCTTGGCAGCAGGTTTGCGATGCTGTCAACTGTGTTTCACGGCTGCCAAGGACAGTCGATGAAATTAGACGCAAATTCATTGACCTCAAAAATCGTGTAAAAAGCAAAGCATGTGAGGAAATCCGGCATACAG GTGGGGATTCTCCAGTTGAGATAAAGTTTAATGACGCTGAACGAACACTCTTCAGGCTGATGTCGTTAACATCCCTTGCTGGCCTACCCCGTCCTGATAATGGGGGCTTGAGACTGA ATGGTTCTGCTGGCCCTGCTGAGCCCCCGACAAATCCCGCAATAGATGAGGAGATAGACCCTCTTTCCATCACATCAGAAGAAGCAGTTATgttcattgaggaggaggagctcacaCTACCCATAACTCCTGCCAGTGAGAGTACCACCACAAG CGCTCGTATACCATCAGCGGCAGCTCCTCCCCCAGCAGCAACACCTCACGCCCCGTCTGCTGCACCGCCCCGCTCCTCAAGTTCATTTAACCCAAACAGTCGGAGTGGTGGCAGGCAACCAGCTCACCCACCAG ATCCCACGGCAGACTTTGAGGCAGCTTACCTGTCAACGCAGCGGGAAATAAGGGATCTGCTGGCCGAGCTGGTCCAGTCGCACCAGAGTGGTGTGGCAGCACAAAGAGAGGTTGCAGCAGCAGTaagggaaggagcagcagccttGCAAGATCTTGCTAGAGCTCAGAAGGACCAAAATGAAGCTATTCTAGCACTCGCCAAG tgTTGTGTACCTCACCAATAG
- the LOC126988793 gene encoding nuclear apoptosis-inducing factor 1-like isoform X1, protein MRMAEASAKQPKRRRRPRFNKAELVALVEGVEKRQDIIMVKNDHKSGATSQKAQAWQQVCDAVNCVSRLPRTVDEIRRKFIDLKNRVKSKACEEIRHTGGDSPVEIKFNDAERTLFRLMSLTSLAGLPRPDNGGLRLNGSAGPAEPPTNPAIDEEIDPLSITSEEAVMFIEEEELTLPITPASESTTTSARIPSAAAPPPAATPHAPSAAPPRSSSSFNPNSRSGGRQPAHPPGIHDPTADFEAAYLSTQREIRDLLAELVQSHQSGVAAQREVAAAVREGAAALQDLARAQKDQNEAILALAKCCVPHQ, encoded by the exons ATGAGAATGGCAGAAGCCAGCGCCAAGCAGCCCAAGAGAAGGCGTCGCCCCAGATTTAACAAGGCTGAGCTGGTTGCCTTAGTAGAAGGGGTGGAGAAGAGGCAGGACATCATCATGGTAAAGAATGATCACAAGTCTGGCGCAACATCCCAGAAAGCGCAGGCTTGGCAGCAGGTTTGCGATGCTGTCAACTGTGTTTCACGGCTGCCAAGGACAGTCGATGAAATTAGACGCAAATTCATTGACCTCAAAAATCGTGTAAAAAGCAAAGCATGTGAGGAAATCCGGCATACAG GTGGGGATTCTCCAGTTGAGATAAAGTTTAATGACGCTGAACGAACACTCTTCAGGCTGATGTCGTTAACATCCCTTGCTGGCCTACCCCGTCCTGATAATGGGGGCTTGAGACTGA ATGGTTCTGCTGGCCCTGCTGAGCCCCCGACAAATCCCGCAATAGATGAGGAGATAGACCCTCTTTCCATCACATCAGAAGAAGCAGTTATgttcattgaggaggaggagctcacaCTACCCATAACTCCTGCCAGTGAGAGTACCACCACAAG CGCTCGTATACCATCAGCGGCAGCTCCTCCCCCAGCAGCAACACCTCACGCCCCGTCTGCTGCACCGCCCCGCTCCTCAAGTTCATTTAACCCAAACAGTCGGAGTGGTGGCAGGCAACCAGCTCACCCACCAGGTATTCATG ATCCCACGGCAGACTTTGAGGCAGCTTACCTGTCAACGCAGCGGGAAATAAGGGATCTGCTGGCCGAGCTGGTCCAGTCGCACCAGAGTGGTGTGGCAGCACAAAGAGAGGTTGCAGCAGCAGTaagggaaggagcagcagccttGCAAGATCTTGCTAGAGCTCAGAAGGACCAAAATGAAGCTATTCTAGCACTCGCCAAG tgTTGTGTACCTCACCAATAG